The nucleotide sequence GTTACCTCGCGCTAAATCACTCCAGACAACAACCATTGCAATACAACGGGCTAACCCAATCAGAATTAGCCCCACCATGTATTCAGGGTAGTTATGCAGAAAAGTGATCGCCAGGAGGAACATCAAAACTGGACCAATTACCCAGTTCAGCAGGAGGGACAGCCCTAAGATCTTGCCATTACGAAAGACATCGCCCAATTCCTCGTACCGGGCCTTTGCTAGGGGCGGATCTAAGTACAGGACAAAAATTGCAGAACGTGGAAAAACTCATCGGCGAACACCTCCAGATTCAGTAGTATTTGACGCAGGTGGTCGAAACCATAGCGAAAGATACTCTTGGCTCTACGTCCATGTTTTTTGATTGGAATTGT is from Trichocoleus sp. and encodes:
- a CDS encoding IS4 family transposase; this translates as TIPIKKHGRRAKSIFRYGFDHLRQILLNLEVFADEFFHVLQFLSCT